A genomic segment from Amia ocellicauda isolate fAmiCal2 chromosome 13, fAmiCal2.hap1, whole genome shotgun sequence encodes:
- the slbp gene encoding histone RNA hairpin-binding protein isoform X1, with the protein MSFRNSLRHQEQRTSDDSRRKGPSRWSHCRKRGADGSLRPHDADPSVLDDGDRDQPRHADSRPASFTTPESDGPLPRCADWGSEVEKDELRTDVRRDMQRYRRRILVNDFSERERKTSSGSSDSRDSPIPTEMETDEAVLMRRQKQINYGKNTIAYDRYIREVPKHLRQPGVHPRTPNKFKKYSRRSWDQQIKLWRVKLHAWDPPAQEGSDLQAIEEIDLDDIMETESGASSSTESGTSSHYLKVVKAPSSTPEDSCSGTPNKVMRIGSEIEGSFDLEACLNEVKENGNWLTS; encoded by the exons atgtctttTAGAAACAGTCTGAGACATCAGGAACAACGGACATCGGACGATAGTCG CAGGAAGGGCCCTTCGCGCTGGTCGCACTGCAGGAAGCGGGGCGCGGACGGCAGCTTGAGGCCGCATGATGCCGACCCATCCGTGCTCGACGATGGGGACCGAGACCAGCCCCGGCACGCTGACAGCAGGCCGGCCAG CTTCACTACACCTGAGAGTGACGGTCCATTGCCCAGGTGTGCAGACTGGGGAAGCGAGGTGGAGAAGGATGAGTTGCGGACAGATGTCAGAAGGGACATGCAGAG ATACAGGAGAAGAATCTTGGTGAATGACTTCAgtgaaagggaaagaaaaacttCTTCGGGAAG CTCCGATTCAAGAGATTCCCCTATACCTACAGAAATGGAAACTGATGAAGCGGTGCTGATGAGAAGACAGAAGCAGATAAATTATGGGAAAAACACGATTGCTTATGACAGATATATTCGGGAAGTGCCCAA GCACCTTCGACAACCAGGAGTGCACCCTAGGACTCCCAACAAATTCAAGAAGTACAGCCGCAGGTCATGGGACCAACAGATCAAGCTGTGGCGAGTGAAACTGCATGCATGGGATCCACCAGCACAGGAAGGCAGCGATTTGCAGGCCAT TGAAGAGATTGACCTCGATGATATAATGGAGACAGAGTCTGGGGCCAGTAGTTCAACAGAATCGGGGACAAGTTCCCACTACTTGAAAGTAGTTAAAGCTCCTTCATCAACACCTGAG gacTCCTGTTCTGGAACTCCAAATAAAGTAATGAGAATTGGATCTGAAATAGAAGGAAGTTTTGACTTGGAGGCGTGTTTGAATGAAGTTAAGGAAAACGGCAACTGGTTAACTTCATAA
- the slbp gene encoding histone RNA hairpin-binding protein isoform X2 yields the protein MSFRNSLRHQEQRTSDDSRKGPSRWSHCRKRGADGSLRPHDADPSVLDDGDRDQPRHADSRPASFTTPESDGPLPRCADWGSEVEKDELRTDVRRDMQRYRRRILVNDFSERERKTSSGSSDSRDSPIPTEMETDEAVLMRRQKQINYGKNTIAYDRYIREVPKHLRQPGVHPRTPNKFKKYSRRSWDQQIKLWRVKLHAWDPPAQEGSDLQAIEEIDLDDIMETESGASSSTESGTSSHYLKVVKAPSSTPEDSCSGTPNKVMRIGSEIEGSFDLEACLNEVKENGNWLTS from the exons atgtctttTAGAAACAGTCTGAGACATCAGGAACAACGGACATCGGACGATAGTCG GAAGGGCCCTTCGCGCTGGTCGCACTGCAGGAAGCGGGGCGCGGACGGCAGCTTGAGGCCGCATGATGCCGACCCATCCGTGCTCGACGATGGGGACCGAGACCAGCCCCGGCACGCTGACAGCAGGCCGGCCAG CTTCACTACACCTGAGAGTGACGGTCCATTGCCCAGGTGTGCAGACTGGGGAAGCGAGGTGGAGAAGGATGAGTTGCGGACAGATGTCAGAAGGGACATGCAGAG ATACAGGAGAAGAATCTTGGTGAATGACTTCAgtgaaagggaaagaaaaacttCTTCGGGAAG CTCCGATTCAAGAGATTCCCCTATACCTACAGAAATGGAAACTGATGAAGCGGTGCTGATGAGAAGACAGAAGCAGATAAATTATGGGAAAAACACGATTGCTTATGACAGATATATTCGGGAAGTGCCCAA GCACCTTCGACAACCAGGAGTGCACCCTAGGACTCCCAACAAATTCAAGAAGTACAGCCGCAGGTCATGGGACCAACAGATCAAGCTGTGGCGAGTGAAACTGCATGCATGGGATCCACCAGCACAGGAAGGCAGCGATTTGCAGGCCAT TGAAGAGATTGACCTCGATGATATAATGGAGACAGAGTCTGGGGCCAGTAGTTCAACAGAATCGGGGACAAGTTCCCACTACTTGAAAGTAGTTAAAGCTCCTTCATCAACACCTGAG gacTCCTGTTCTGGAACTCCAAATAAAGTAATGAGAATTGGATCTGAAATAGAAGGAAGTTTTGACTTGGAGGCGTGTTTGAATGAAGTTAAGGAAAACGGCAACTGGTTAACTTCATAA
- the LOC136766620 gene encoding uncharacterized protein LOC136766620 has translation MKRQRQSYNSVSWIIKSLFVILTTGIDGGISLTVTQSPPEIRVKRGSSFKLLCQWNTTKTLQEVSVSWSKDNADQIKHIRKNYSEYEDTFWKNASMLNDSGNYKCCVAGVIPFFIPDTIGSGSRVIVEDDVHNKEAFPLVIITAACAGGAALLCIAALCCFGFIRAVKRRQRDVPVYMNTPKGFQDKQISSEDERQDKNVDQSANNMASDSSSNKPFHVDPEEIVATRQKLKKKKAHFFTGNTKSNLNKEGRLKRKQSLHLYINSRDLKKQNQQKTEGKLAYKNKPHQPHSPFPNQKVRSEEIYRNV, from the exons ATGAAGAGACAAAGACAGTCGTATAATTCAGTGTCTTGGATTATTAAAAGCCTATTTGTGATACTGACGACTGGCATAG ATGGAGGCATCTCTCTGACCGTGACACAATCTCCCCCCGAAATCAGAGTTAAACGGGGGTCCTCGTTCAAGCTGCTCTGCCAGTGGAATACAACCAAGACACTGCAGGAGGTCTCAGTTAGCTGGTCCAAGGACAATGCGGATCAAATTAAGCACATCAGAAAAAACTATTCCGAATATGAAGACACCTTCTGGAAAAATGCATCAATGTTGAACGACTCAGGAAATTATAAGTGTTGTGTGGCCGGAGTGATCCCATTTTTCATCCCAGACACAATAGGAAGTGGATCCAGGGTGATTGTTGAGG ATGATGTCCACAATAAGGAAGCTTTTCCTCTCGTCATAATCACAGCAGCGTGTGCCGGCGGTGCAGCGCTCCTCTGCattgctgctctgtgctgttttGGCTTCATAAGAGCTGTAAAACGACGGCAGCGAGATGTCCCGGTGTATATGAACACCCCAAAAG GTTTCCAGGACAAACAGATAAG TTCGGAGGACGAGCGACAGGACAAGAATGTTGACCAGAGCGCGAACAACATGGCGTCAGATTCCAGCAG TAATAAGCCCTTTCATGTGGACCCTGAAGAGATTGTTGCAACTCGacaaaaattgaaaaagaagaaag CTCACTTTTTCACGGGAAATACCAAATCGAACCTCAATAAAGAGGGACGACTTAAGCGAAAGCAAAG CTTACATTTGTACATCAACAGCAGAGACCTGAAAAAGcaaaatcaacaaaaaacagaag GCAAACTAGCATACAAGAATAAACCACACCAGCCTCACTCCCCTTTCCCAAACCAGAAAGTCAGGTCTGAAGAAATCTACAGAAATGTATAG
- the slbp gene encoding histone RNA hairpin-binding protein isoform X3, translating into MSFRNSLRHQEQRTSDDSRRKGPSRWSHCRKRGADGSLRPHDADPSVLDDGDRDQPRHADSRPASFTTPESDGPLPRCADWGSEVEKDELRTDVRRDMQSSDSRDSPIPTEMETDEAVLMRRQKQINYGKNTIAYDRYIREVPKHLRQPGVHPRTPNKFKKYSRRSWDQQIKLWRVKLHAWDPPAQEGSDLQAIEEIDLDDIMETESGASSSTESGTSSHYLKVVKAPSSTPEDSCSGTPNKVMRIGSEIEGSFDLEACLNEVKENGNWLTS; encoded by the exons atgtctttTAGAAACAGTCTGAGACATCAGGAACAACGGACATCGGACGATAGTCG CAGGAAGGGCCCTTCGCGCTGGTCGCACTGCAGGAAGCGGGGCGCGGACGGCAGCTTGAGGCCGCATGATGCCGACCCATCCGTGCTCGACGATGGGGACCGAGACCAGCCCCGGCACGCTGACAGCAGGCCGGCCAG CTTCACTACACCTGAGAGTGACGGTCCATTGCCCAGGTGTGCAGACTGGGGAAGCGAGGTGGAGAAGGATGAGTTGCGGACAGATGTCAGAAGGGACATGCAGAG CTCCGATTCAAGAGATTCCCCTATACCTACAGAAATGGAAACTGATGAAGCGGTGCTGATGAGAAGACAGAAGCAGATAAATTATGGGAAAAACACGATTGCTTATGACAGATATATTCGGGAAGTGCCCAA GCACCTTCGACAACCAGGAGTGCACCCTAGGACTCCCAACAAATTCAAGAAGTACAGCCGCAGGTCATGGGACCAACAGATCAAGCTGTGGCGAGTGAAACTGCATGCATGGGATCCACCAGCACAGGAAGGCAGCGATTTGCAGGCCAT TGAAGAGATTGACCTCGATGATATAATGGAGACAGAGTCTGGGGCCAGTAGTTCAACAGAATCGGGGACAAGTTCCCACTACTTGAAAGTAGTTAAAGCTCCTTCATCAACACCTGAG gacTCCTGTTCTGGAACTCCAAATAAAGTAATGAGAATTGGATCTGAAATAGAAGGAAGTTTTGACTTGGAGGCGTGTTTGAATGAAGTTAAGGAAAACGGCAACTGGTTAACTTCATAA